TCTTCCTTTATTTGTTATGTATAACTTTTCATTATGTTCTTTCAGAAACCAATCAGGAAATAATAATGTCTCAAGGGGGAATCAGGCTGTTGTCTATGGCTGCAGTCCATGCTGAGGATCCTCAAACACTTCGAATGGTTGCGGGAGCCATTGCGAATCTATGTGGCAATGGTAAGCCACCTGTCATTTGACGATGTTTGTTGTTATTGATGTAGTTATAGGCTACTAATATAGATTTTATTAGGATTGAGGAAACCAGAAACCCTAGCCCCACAATCAGCCCCAATTCAAGAAACCCTATGATGCAGGAAGCCattagatttttcttttttctaattattttaAGAGTCGAGGAATCCTTAATGGAAAAGGTTTCCCTTTGAATTAGCCTGCATGCTTCTGGGTCTATTTTTAAGTCATTATGTTTCTCTAGGTCAGTCAGGTTTAAGAATCCTAATGTTTACTTAAACCAATGGTTGCAAGCCTCTATTTAAAGGTTTGCTTGCCTCAGAAATTACATAAAAGAGGGAGTTTTGATGCAAAGTTGcaataggagagattccttaaACATTCAATGAGAGATGGATGACACTCACTCGGTGAGAGGATCAGAGGGGAAGGTGAGGTATTGGACCCTACCTAAGAGATTAAGGGCAATACTACTCTAAAATAAAGTATCAACCACGGTTCTTATTTGCTGGTGGTTCTGCTTCAGCTTTAAAAACTTAGGAATTGGGAAATTTCTGTCCTAGGCTTTTTGATTTTCGGGATTAACTTGGGGTTATGGTGTGTGGTTCActcaatcctaaacaaaattTACATCAGTAGTTtaaggtttttgttcaatttgatccACCTCCCGTACTTGATTATCAACCCACTTGTCAACGTATGAGCACTTAGTGCAAGAGTTTATTCTGAGCATGTTCCCCCAGAAACACTGATGTAAAATTATCAATTGAAATACCTTTCAGCTTGTCATCTGCATATAAGCCATTTTTCAAACCAGTAGAAGTGGTGACGCTACCATCAATCTATACATCTCGTTTTAAAGTCTTACTAGTTATTACGTGAAATTGAATGTAAACATGTAAATTAGTTACAGCTAATAGGCATACTGCTGTAAGGCCAACtaatctatattttttttacattttctaGATAAGTTGCAAACAAAGCTAAGAAACGAAGGTGGTATAAAGGCTTTGCTAGAAATGGTCAGATGCAGACATCCAGATGTTCTTGCTCAAGTTGCTCGTGGAATAGCTAATTTTGCAAAATGCGAGTCAAGAGCATCCACGCAAGGTAAAAGAGAGAgaacttttgaaaattttcatatgcATGACTTGAACCTAGCAAATTATTCCCCTTCTTGTCCTGGAATAACTTATTCTTTGCATGAAGCTTCAAATTGTACGTGTTCTTTCATTGAAGCATGCTATTATATCACTTCTGTAACGGTGTAGGGACTAAGACTGGGAGGTCTTTTCTCATTGAGGATGGTGCACTTCCATGGATCGTGCAGAATGCTAACAAGGAACCCTCGCCAATCAGGCGGCATATTGAGCTTGCTCTTTGCCACCTAGCACAACATGGTAACTATGTTTTTCATTCTGAACCTTGAACATGGTGATCTCTTATTGTATGTTGTCTGAGAATCCACAATTGACCGCATTGCAGAAGAGAATGCAAGAGACATGATTAGTGGGGGTGCCCTGTGGGAACTTGTTCGCATCTCGCGAGACTGTTCACGCGAAGACATCAGGACTCTTGCTTATCGAACTTTAACCTCCAGTTCAACTTTCCAAGCAGAATTGAGGCGGCTACGAATAGAATGTTGATGAACAAGTGAATTATTGAAGTGGACTGGGGGAGAGTTATAATGACAAGTGCTCAAACATAAGCTTATATTCTTTTCAGCTCATCGGAGTGACCAGTTTTCAACATAAGCAAGCCAGCAATGCTTCTCGCTGCTATGTTTTCCACTTTCAAACCGAGTTATATCGGAGTGCGTTTGGTATTTTGTGTTCAAAATGGCTAATTGCATCTGGGAccttgtttttaatttttccgATTTCAGATCATTGTTGTGTAATCTGCATAGCTATAGTATTTATACTTGACTGACAGAATCCATTTGTGGGATCATAGTTAGTCTTGCATGTAATTTGTAAATGAAATTATTAGAATGATAATAGCTAACAGTAAAATTATTTCTTGTTATGTAAAAGAAATTCAGACGATATTCATGCTCCTCGTTCTTGGAGATATCAAAATCTTTCTTTTTTACCATTTTTTTCGAGAGCCAAATGTGCACTTTTCTTTCGAGTGACAATTAGCGACAGATAAGACTGGATCGAAAGTGGAACAAACTTACAGGCCCAAGATTCCACAAAAAAGTATTACAATTGGTTGGTTCGAACCCCTGACTTCGGACACATAGGCCCTAAGTCTGGCGAGGTAACCAACTAACTCAATAGTTGGGTTAATTAACGTTGGCACAGATTAATTACTGAGTCAAATGGTCAATTATTGAGTTGGAGGAACGTGAGACGGAGTTTTATATTGGGTTAGTTGAAACTGAGTGGATTGCCTGCCTTCTCTTATTGACAtattgttttgattttataATTGTCAGGTGGCCACAGAAGACCTAAAACTACATTATCTGGTTGGTCTTGCTACCCTAACCAAAGACAAACATCAACACTCATCAAAGTGGTTAGCGAGGTTTAGAAGAAGTATTATCCGCCTAATGCTCTATTCAAGTAAACCGAAAGAAAACTGAATATAATTACAAACACACACCTAACACTATTCATCTGCTGGAACATGTACGCATTTTCCATTCATCTTTATGGATACATATGTACATTCAATTGTGGCCAAGTGTTGGGCTTTGCTCCAATTTACCCCATGTCTAATGAGAAATTATGTATGTGCATGCGGGCTTGACAGCCCTAGTTTAGGCCCATATTAAATGTACAAAGAGAAACTTGTATGGTGTGTCATTCTCGGTTATAAAAATAATACATTCCAATTAAGTAAACTTATTTGGAAAATATTTAAGATCATGGAGGAGTCATGTGCACCGTATGCGCATGCGTTCTAATTTACACCTTTGACACCACTCTCAATCTAAAGATCTTAAAGCATGGAGTTATGGACAACAAAACTAAAATACTCTCAGAGTCAAGCTGATGAAGGATAGAGGAACAACATGGAGTGGTGTCATCTATCTTCCAACCATGACATGACAATGAAACCAAGATCAATGTTTTAATGTTGATCAAACAATAAATCAAACTTGAGTTGTAAAGTTGACTAATTATTTCTTAGAAGGAATTTTGTTCAGTCCCCATACAAGAAAGGATTATATATACATGGAAAGAAATAGCTTCATGAAGCTAAAGAAGAGAGGTGAGAAAGATCAAACTAatgcaaaaaataaagaaaacaaacgaagagcgaaaatgataaaaatatcaGTAATTGGTATCACAATTATCTGTTGAGTTGGACGTACATGATCTAAGTGAATTTGTGTGCTCCACATGtatcacatgatgcacatgaaatttttGCGTATAATTCGGTAACAGGGATAATTGAAATATCGATTATTGGGATAATTGAAATACGAGCTGTCGTGATTACTATCATAACTGAAAAAAGAGTAATGGATAAGCTCGTTAACCTTAAAACAGCTTTAAGGGAGACAAGACATAGTATATTAAAAGCAAGCAATGAAAGGTGAGATGGGAGTTATTGAGGTGCAGAGTATCTGAACTGGGTCTTTGAAGACACACACAGAGCTGAGCTGCCCGATCCGGAATTCTATGAatcagagacagagagagaagagaagagagagagagagagagagagagagagagagagaggccagCACATTGTGGTCTTTGGTCGTTGCCTTACATGGATGTGATATGTGGGCGTGTTATGTGTATGCCTCGAAAAGGAACTAACTTCAGTACAGTGCACGTGTAAACCAGTCCCCAAATATCTTCatgtctccatctctctctccccctctctctctctctctatatatatacacacatatatatcaaaaCCCCGTTAAATCTCTCTATCTCTGAAAAAGTATCACACATAGACATTCATTCACGCCCATGCCTCTTTGCCCTTGCTTCTCGTAATTAGTTAGCCTCCCTCATTGAAAGTTCAAACCCCCCTCACTCACTCCCTCCTTCATCTTGACCTCATTGAAAGCAACAAGAGCTGACAATTATATATACCActccatgtatatatatatatacatctctAAGAGCTACATATATAGAACaatagaaaagaagaagatatgggTTTCACATAAAATATGGTCAAACTGTAGGCCGTTTATGTTTATGAGAGATAGCAAAGTCAACGAGAGATAAATTGATGAACttcgtgcttttgagaaaatggagagaaagaaaagctTGAGtgaataattaatttctttgaattttaGGGTAATCGGAATCAAAACTAGAAATAAGACTGTTTCAAAAGTTCTAGTTATCATCATCCACCTTAAACTCAAACTCAAAGATATGATATCCGCTTTAAACTCATAGATATAACCAATTGAGTACCTTTTGTTTCATAGTTGATTGTGAAGGAATAAGCATGACTCATTAGCTAGTTCTCCTCCTACAAAACCTCTCCTTCTACTTCTTTCTTGATTTAAACACACCAAATTAAGCAGCTATTTCCATAAAATCAAACTCATCATCATTGCTAGGAATCAAAGAAATTTTTACATCTATTTGTTCTAATAGTaatcaaatccaaaacaaaagaaCTAAAATTTAAGGAGAAATCAAAACCTGATATATAGATCATCAAACGGTGCAGCGCAGCAAGCCATAATTAATTTCCTAGCCACCATCCAAAAACCTCAACTCTAATCACCACGACCGGCCTAAATCAACCACATTTGGCTAGCTAGAACGGAGGACGACCAGTGGCCCAATAAGCCTCACTTGGTAACTGAATAGAATTCAGTAGATTCGGCGGTAACCCATGAAACATAGGAGCAGGATTTCCCTCCCCCAacacctgctgctgctgctgagacCCCATCGCTCCTGGCGACCcaattcctcctcctcctccaccttgCATTCCAATGGGGGGAGGCTCGTCCTCCTCCAATGGAAGCCTCTCATACGCAGCATTACTAAACGAAGAAGCCATGACAACCACCGGACCGGAACAAATCAACGTACCCACCACGCTTCCACCAACAACTTGCCCTTGTCCCCCAGCTAAATAGATAGTCAGTCCCGTCGCGTCAGGCGGAGCAGGAGGAGGTAGAAATGATCCGGAAAGCGATAATATCTCGAATCTTCCATGTAGAGACACAACAGCACCTGGTGAAGCTGGTTGTCTGAGTGTAACATTGGTTACAGTTCCAGTTCCGCTCATTATACAAACCCCTCTCTGTCTCCTCCTAGCGAATGTAGCCACACTGTCAACAATGTCACAACCATCAGCGATTTCGATGACGTGAGCGCGGAGAGCGTTGGCGCTGTCCCGGGTGATTATGATTGGGGGTTTTGGTTTGTTCTTTGATCCAGCTGGTCTACCTCTTGGCTTTCTAGtaatctctcctcctcctcctcctcctcctccgcctTCGGAGtctctgttgttgttgttgtcttcACGCTCGCGTTTTACGCCGCTGCTACTACCACTTTGTTCGTCTTCTGAGTTTTGTTGGGTGTGGAATTGaagttgttgctgctgctgcagctGCAGCTGCTGTTGTTGGTGATGGAGGTGGAAATCTCTTGTGTGAAAAGGAGGGAGAGACAGTCCATGACTAGTTGGATCCATAATTACTATATATATCTGGTGATGATCACATATACAAGGAACCCAAGACTAAGAAATGGAGATACAAAGTACTGGTGATAgtgggaagaagaagataaggTTTTCTAATGTTCTTGCTAATTGCTAGGTCTCTACCATGAGAAAGACGAGAGAATTAGTGAGATGGGTGGAGTTTTGGTGTTAGCCACCGAATTCACGGCTAAATTTGAGCATCTAAGAAATCTTGTTGGTGATGGAGATGGggatggagaagaagagaatgGATTGAGAATTGGGGatttgggttttagggtttcatGATTCAAGATGTGGGTTTGGCTTTGGAAAGACTGCCTGCATATGGGCGGTGGAATATGGGTCCCcacccctttctctctctatatatatacacaacacaTATATGTGTATGCGAATAATTAGTTTTGTGGTTAAATTTTTATTAGTTACTCCTCAAAGTCTATGGTACTTCTCACAAACTTCAACATTTGTTCTGTTTTTAGGTCGTTAAGATGTTATGGAAAAGAAGTTATTAATGCATATTGAAAGAGACACATATACAAGTTATAATAAACTAGTGGTAATAGTGTAAAATTTGTTCTTAAATTGGATTTAATTGAATatgtgaaaaatgaaaattcacGTAGTAGCTATgctactctatttttttttataatcgagaacaacaaaatacaaattttacCTTTTGAATATCTGATAAGTCGTCAGGCTCTCATGCACAAAAATTTCTAACCTGACGACATGACAAGTTGAGCCAAAACCTAACGCCTGCCCACAAGGACATTGCTTtcagtgaaaatcgaacttaGTACCTTCAGAGTCCATATGATTTAGTCCAtaagagattcaccaactaagtTATTACCTAAGTGGTTGTAGCTAGAGTATTCTCTAAATCACTTCATTTATTCAATACCAAATATATATTTAggttaaaattttcaaacaacgGATCGTTGGCTGATATGGTGAACTTGACCACGATAACTCTTAGCGC
This DNA window, taken from Tripterygium wilfordii isolate XIE 37 chromosome 20, ASM1340144v1, whole genome shotgun sequence, encodes the following:
- the LOC119986787 gene encoding AT-hook motif nuclear-localized protein 26-like, with amino-acid sequence MDPTSHGLSLPPFHTRDFHLHHQQQQLQLQQQQQLQFHTQQNSEDEQSGSSSGVKREREDNNNNRDSEGGGGGGGGGEITRKPRGRPAGSKNKPKPPIIITRDSANALRAHVIEIADGCDIVDSVATFARRRQRGVCIMSGTGTVTNVTLRQPASPGAVVSLHGRFEILSLSGSFLPPPAPPDATGLTIYLAGGQGQVVGGSVVGTLICSGPVVVMASSFSNAAYERLPLEEDEPPPIGMQGGGGGGIGSPGAMGSQQQQQVLGEGNPAPMFHGLPPNLLNSIQLPSEAYWATGRPPF